A single region of the Metarhizium brunneum chromosome 6, complete sequence genome encodes:
- the himE_5 gene encoding Efflux pump himE, giving the protein MEASCGSSCPVPGGFYSFSPNVGGNVVLLAIHTLLLPAVLYFGVRLRTRFFSLTLATGHLLSLLGFVGRVLLRQTPDNPGHFLLSLLGTVLGPSFFTASIFVVFPHIRRVYGERLGQNKPTLAASTLFGLTTVAIAVEVVGIVFVTYRYNGLSRTKCAAIVLAGLSVQAVALLGSATAYFCLVLRLSSGDCVSDGTHSKVYTSSQFGRFLRGIEISTTLLLAYSIYRIVELAGGVDAGLFQNEVAFMIMDGALPLVSATLLTVFHPGAAFGAAWKQTSPRRPNRPSPLPLEEDEHQKSHNTHYAYDPNIRQHLSPRSNTSQKMAGSPYGQEIPCGPSGLPSNPRPNAKPPSPMVPSPRSNNSTNKRLSDRSERRANLQKDMVDSDALW; this is encoded by the exons ATGGAGGCCAGCTGCGGCTCATCTTGCCCAGTTCCTGGAGGCTTTTACAGCTTTAGCCCCAACGTTGGCGGCAACGTCGTGCTACTTGCAATCCACACTCTTCTCTTGCCTGCGGTCCTATACTTTGGTGTGAGATTGCGTACTCGATTCTTctcgttgaccttggcaacAGGTCATCTGCTGAGCTTGCTTGGCTTTGTTGGCAGAGTCTTGCTGCGTCAAACCCCCGACAACCCTGGGCACTTCCTGCTGTCACTCTTGGGCACAGTGTTGGGTCCATCATTTTTCACAGCCTCGATATTTGTGGTATTCCCGCATATACGTCGTGTTTACGGAGAACGTCTTGGTCAAAACAAGCCGACACTTGCTGCTTCCACCTTGTTTGGCTTGACTACTGTGGCGATTGCGGTTGAGGTGGTTGGGATTGTGTTTGTTACTTACAGATATAACGGTCTATCA AGAACAAAATGTGCTGCAATCGTGCTTGCAGGCTTGAGTGTACAGGCTGTAGCACTGCTGGGGAGTGCAACTGCGTACTTTTGCCTCGTCTTACGATTAAGCTCCGGTGACTGCGTCTCCGATGGGACACACTCAAAAGTCTACACGTCATCCCAGTTTGGAAGATTTCTTCGAG GCATTGAGATATCCACCACACTCCTCCTCGCGTATTCAATCTATAGAATCGTTGAGCTAGCCGGCGGTGTGGATGCCGGCTTGTTTCAGAACGAGGTTGCCTTTATGATAATGGACGGCGCATTGCCCCTGGTATCTGCCACTCTTCTCACAGTTTTCCATCCCGGTGCTGCTTTTGGAGCAGCGTGGAAGCAAACATCGCCTCGCCGGCCGAATCGACCGAGTCCCTTGCCTCTTGAGGAGGATGAGCATCAGAAGAGCCACAACACACACTATGCCTACGACCCAAATATCCGTCAACACTTGTCCCCAAGGTCAAACACGTCACAAAAAATGGCAGGGAGTCCGTACGGGCAAGAAATACCGTGCGGACCCTCTGGACTGCCGTCGAACCCGAGGCCAAACGCGAAGCCGCCAAGTCCAATGGTTCCCTCTCCGAGATCAAATAATTCTACAAACAAGCGTCTCAGTGACAGATCAGAGAGGCGAGCTAATCTGCAGAAAGACATGGTGGACAGTGACGCTCTGTGGTAG